ttttaaaaaatcaaaataattgcgTTTCAAGACTGAAAATGACAGTGGCAGAAACAGAAGTTCTAAAGGAAAACTGACCTGGATAGAATACAATGGACATGAAGTAGCAGACTCAGAATTCTGTATCcagtttataaataaaacattcaacaTTGATCTAGACAAGAACTTCTCTGATGAAGAAATTGGGGCAGGTAGAGCCATTCAAAGGATGGTAGATGAACATCTGTATTGGTAAGAGAATAATAAATAGCGAAGAATGTACACGCTTTCCACATCAATATTAGTAGAAcgaatttaaaggaaaaaactgtaaaaaacaaaaaaaaaacaaaagaaaaaaaaaatatacatattttttaatcatagaAAATAAAGGTAAAGctttgagaaaaaaaagatcTCTTTTGGTATGATAGAAATAGACTATTTCTTTCATTTAAGTGATAAAAATCTTTGGGGAAATTGGTATATTTCAGTGTTTAAACCATCTATTTCTATAAACATGGATTATGAGAACagatattttttagttttatgttGGTGCCTAAATAGGTAATAAACAATCTTATATTGGGATTTTTTAAGTCGGTCGGACGGAGAAGTACAAACAAATGATATGTATATGAAGGTAGCGAAGAATTTAATTATTCATCTTTGATTATGGCCGGGTAATAATTAAAACACTTCATTTCAAACAAGTATAATAGGTGTAAATCATAAAGGGAAAGATTTTTCCCCAGAAAGAGGTCCGGGTTTCCCGCTCCTCCTCTCCGCTTTCGTTGACCGCAGTCCGTCATTGGTTTAATAGATGTTAAAAAGGATAATAAAGATGAAAACCCTGAAATAAAAGGGGGGTTCATATTTCTATGGTGGGCTTGTAGATTTAGCTAGGcttgaaaagaaattttcacTGGATATTGCACAATGGTAATAACAGCCAACTACTGCCATGACATGTTGGAGGGGGAAAAACCACTTGATTTTGACATGTTATTCATTCAATGGTGTCCTTGTTTATAGGACAGTTGTTCTACAACGCTGGGTGTATGATCCCAAGCATGGAATTGATGTCAAAAAACACATGAAGGTTCCGTGGCTTGTTTTCTGTATTGGCAGAAACAAGATAAAGAATCAGAGCTACGCACAAGGAGTAGGCAGACACACCGAGGAAGAGATGCTTCAAGTGATGGATGAAGATCTACAGGCCCTGTCAAAGTTCCTAGGTATCATCATTTACACCTTTTTCTTAGGGGGTGGTAAAGAAATGTTCTTTTTTAGATATCacattaaaacaagaggcccaatacTCACAAAAGCTATAATAGGCacgataaaatcagcttaatggagtcataatacaaaatatgtgggcaatgtagtataatacatgtagatccagTGTAGATAAATATccaacaccccctccccccgaatattcttatgtttataatcaagtcccatTTTTAACAGGGTGACTTATtcgtcatatcacatgttgtgcattgcagttctcaagaagatcctaaacaattgtttatatatgggatataaatcttcccaagtcaagggtttctgatccacATCGCTTGAAGCgatgcggatcagaaacccatGACTTGGGAAGATGGGGATATAAATCTACATCAAACTCTTGACCTCTTGTGAGCCTAAAGAATcctccaggggccaaagtcttaacaattttaGAGAATCAACAACATGTCGAAATGCTTGCATATacgtaaaattataaattaaaacatttcagtttttgtgtataattaaaatgttttcctttgttaaattttatcCTCAATGTTGCTCCACCCTActcctcaaaattttgattttaacgaaCTTGactctacactatctgaggttaatttcactaaagttacagcttttttaggcatattaatttttagaagatttttaaagattttcctttATATACTCAATATTCCTATGTcaaaatttgccccccccccctcagtTGTGCATGACCCCATCCTGCCTCAGGGGATCGcgatttgaacaaaaacttaTATTTATCCTATCTGAAGATGTTTTCagacaagttaaagcttttctggtcaaTTGGTTattgggaagaagatttttaaagattttttctcgatatatatttatgtaaatattcaacCTCCCACTGTggcccccaccctacccccggaaatcatggtttgaacaaacttgggAGGGGGTAGTATGTAGTATACCTATAACTCCAAGTTCTCAATATTTCAGTATGTTTTCAAGGTATATTTCAGATCAATTATGTTTGATtcgaaaaaaagtgggggggggggtgggctgaaccctctattatgctatgtgcctaatggttaggtataactttgcaaaaaaatggggggaggggctaagcccccctagcccccccggttccgacgcctatgtaatatatatatatatatatatatatatatatatatatatatatatatatatatatatatatatatatatatatatatcctctcaaattgtcctttaactgtattccacctgtatcaCAAACGACTGTGTAATGCGCGGCCAGCAtgctaggttccgttcgtcatcgaaagcaagatttttgtcttgtcTAGATTGCCAAGTGGTTAGCACGGTGGCCGCtaactgctaggagaatgggt
The nucleotide sequence above comes from Magallana gigas chromosome 2, xbMagGiga1.1, whole genome shotgun sequence. Encoded proteins:
- the LOC117681397 gene encoding failed axon connections homolog gives rise to the protein MNFFRKTYPPNTVIHHNVGRGPYAPSLTPFAVKLETYLRMTKVPFMTENDSGRNRSSKGKLTWIEYNGHEVADSEFCIQFINKTFNIDLDKNFSDEEIGAGRAIQRMVDEHLYWTVVLQRWVYDPKHGIDVKKHMKVPWLVFCIGRNKIKNQSYAQGVGRHTEEEMLQVMDEDLQALSKFLGKKTFMLGEQASQTDCAVFGMLSQIHWQGFGGAAEKLYKKYPNLSAYCERMKAEFWPDWDDCITHGGTRKASK